From Methanobacterium congolense, one genomic window encodes:
- the pstC gene encoding phosphate ABC transporter permease subunit PstC, which yields MKDKIEEFLIEKGLFITAISSVVIILLIIIFIFSEGLPSMESYGFLNFIFGSTWDPESGQYGVLPMIAGSLGITALALIMSVPLSLLCAIFMAEVAPQRMRKLLKPVIETLAGIPSVVYGFFGLIVLVPFMRVHFGGTGFSMLTASIILTVMILPTIVSVSEDALRSVPSEYKEASLALGATHWQTIKNVLFPAAVPGVITAIILGMGRAIGETLAVIMVAGNVAQFPTSLMDPVRALTSNIALEMGYATGIHYSALFGTAIVLFIIIMLLLVLANYFHYKKRITVGGGYL from the coding sequence ATGAAGGATAAAATAGAAGAATTTCTAATAGAAAAGGGCCTTTTTATAACGGCAATTTCATCGGTCGTTATAATACTACTCATAATAATATTCATCTTCAGCGAAGGTCTACCCTCCATGGAGAGTTACGGGTTCCTGAACTTCATATTCGGAAGCACATGGGATCCAGAATCTGGCCAATACGGTGTTCTCCCCATGATAGCAGGATCACTGGGAATAACAGCCCTTGCACTCATTATGTCAGTACCACTGTCGTTACTGTGTGCAATTTTCATGGCTGAAGTTGCACCTCAAAGAATGAGGAAGCTACTGAAGCCAGTTATAGAGACGCTTGCAGGAATACCTTCGGTTGTTTATGGATTCTTTGGACTGATAGTGCTGGTACCGTTCATGAGGGTGCACTTCGGAGGTACAGGTTTCAGCATGCTTACAGCATCCATAATATTAACGGTGATGATCCTGCCAACAATAGTGAGTGTATCAGAGGATGCACTGAGATCCGTACCCTCAGAGTACAAGGAAGCTTCACTCGCACTGGGTGCAACCCACTGGCAGACCATAAAGAACGTGCTTTTCCCTGCAGCAGTACCTGGAGTTATAACAGCAATAATTCTTGGTATGGGAAGGGCTATAGGTGAAACATTAGCGGTTATAATGGTTGCAGGAAACGTTGCACAGTTCCCAACTTCACTCATGGATCCTGTAAGGGCTTTAACATCAAACATAGCCCTTGAAATGGGTTACGCAACTGGAATCCATTACAGTGCACTCTTTGGAACAGCCATAGTCCTGTTCATCATAATCATGCTCCTCCTTGTGCTTGCCAACTACTTCCACTACAAGAAGAGGATCACAGTTGGGGGTGGGTACCTGTGA